CCTGCAGGCGGCGGCGCTCCAGTGCTTGCTGCTTGGTAACCTTGTTCATCGACCCCTCTCGTGTTGCGCCTAAAGGATCGGACCAATGCACACCACAAAAAGTTCACCCATTATTCAAGGTTCAGTAAACTGCCCGCGAACATCGGAGTCGAACTCCGCGCGCTCAACCCATTTAGACAGCGAGGCGAAGCCACGCACACCTCGCTCCTCGAACCGCTTCAGAAGCACCGAAGGAACTGGGCGCGCGTCCACATATTGTTGTTCCATAGCGTTCTCGCCAGCCCAAGGTTGCCCTTCTTCGTGTTGTCAAAGCTCTCCGCAAGATCGCGAAGCCGACGATGGCTGCGGTATCGGTGATTTTGCTTGAAGTGCGCGAACGCTGCATCTACGGTTCTCTGCCGCAACTGAAAATCGAGGGCCATACTTAGCATGTTTAGGACATAGTTGTTGGTTACTTCAAAGCTTTTGCGTACTGGTAGCGATCTACAGGCCTCAGTGAGCAGTGCCTGTTCCGGCAAAGACAGCATGACATTTCTCCCGAGGTTGACCCCTCTATGCTAAGCGACGCAGCCTGACAATTTCTTCGAAGAACAGCAGCAGCTCGTTAGGTTCGTATCCCCCTGATAGTGCTATACTATCCATCGCTGCTCCATCTGTTCTCTAGCCCAACGTCATATGGGCAGCAAACCATGCTCACGTCGGTCAGGCGAGGTTTTGCTACATTCCGGTTCCCCAAGTCAATCAAAAACAGAATCCGCCCTCGCAAACTATTTCGTCCAGGCTCCGCCGGCTGTTAGGTGTCTCGCGCTCACGCGTTTCATCGGACATCTGGTTGCGATCCTGCGGCTTGCCGACAGCGATCATCGCTTCCACCTGAAAGTCGTCCGGGATGTTCAGCGCGATTCTGGCGCGTTCGTAGTTGAAGCCCTGCATGCCGTGCACCACGTAGCCTTTGAGCACGCCCTGCAAGGCCAGATTTTCCCATGCGGCGCCGGTGTCGAATGAGTGTGTCTTGGCCGGCTTGCCGGTTCGTGTCGAGGTTTTTTTGGAGATGAACAGTACCAGCGCGGCGGCGTCGCGCGCCCATTTCTGATTGCCCTCGACCAGCAGATCGAAGAATAGTGGCCACTGCTCGGTGTCGCGGCACGCGTAGAGAATGCGCCACGGCTGCTCGTTGTACGAAGACGGCGCCCAGCGCGCGGCCTCGAACAGCACCATGAGTTCTTGTCGATTGATCGCCTCGCCGGTCATGGCGCGCGGCGACCAGCGGTCAGTGAAAAGTTTGTCGATCAGATGATCGGCGCGGCGCACTTCGCTGCCCCTGAGTAACCGCGACATCTTGAAAACTCCTATTGAGAATCTGCCTATAGCCTAACGGCTCGCGGCGTCGAGGTGAAGGCGTGTCTCCTGTGTCATTGATAGCGGCGCGAACACGGTAAACTGTCATGGTGGCGAAGCGTTACCGCATTCTTCTGACCACCATCGGGTCGCTGGGCGATCTGCACCCGATGATCGCAGTCGGGCTTGAGCTGCGGGGGCGCGGCCATCGCGTAGTATTCGCGGTGACCGAACTTTACCGCGAGAAAATCGAGTCGCTGAGTTTCGAGTTTCGCCCCATGCGGCCGCACATCCCGCCTGACGACAGAGCCACCGTGGCTGCCGTGCTCGATCCCCGGCGAGGGCCGGAGCGTCTGATACGCGGAATTCTCATGCCTGCGCTTAGAGACAGCTTCGATGATCTGCTTGCCGCCGCATGCGGCGCGGACTTCATGCTCGCGGGCGAGATCGTGTACGCCGCGCCCGTGGTGGCGGAACGCACAAAGCTGCCTTGGGCGGCGTATTTAACCGCGCCGCTGTCGTTTCTCTCCGCATACGATCCGCCGGTGCTGGCGCCTTATCCGTCGCTAGCGAAGCTGCACGCGCTGGGGCCTGCGGTAAACCGCTGGCCTCTCGATCTGGTAAGGTTCGTGACGCGCGACTGGGGCGCACCGGTTCACGCGCTGCGTCGCGCGCTGGGCCTCTCGCCGGCCGGGAATCCTATCTTCGAAGGCAAGTTTTCGCCGCATCTGAACCTCGCCGGGTTCTCGCCTGTGCTTGCAAGGCCGCAACGCGACTGGCCTGCGAACCCGGTCATTACAGGCTTCACGTTTTACGATGGCAAACGAGAAGGCGCGCAACTCTCGTCCGACTGCGCGCCTTCCTCGACGCAGGCGACCCACCTATTGTGTTTACCCTGGGCTCCGCCGCGGTTCACACACCCGGCGCGTTTTTCGAGACCAGCGCGCGGGCGGCCGCGATATTGAAACGCCGAGCCGTGCTCGTAATGGGTGATAATCCGCCTCCGGCCGACCTGCCGCATGACATATTTCCGGTAAACTACGCGCCGTATTCCGATCTCTTTCCGTTGGCAGCGGCGATCGTGCATCAGGGCGGCATCGGCACGGTTGCTCAAGGCTTGCGCGCCGGCCGCCCGACCCTGGTGATGCCTTACGCGTTCGATCAGCCCGACAACGCTTTGCGGCTTGGGACATCCCGTACGCTCTCGCGAAAAAAATACACGGCCCGCCGTGCTGCCCGCGAACTCAAGCGCTTACTCGCCGAACGGCTCTACGAAACGCGTGCTGCCGGGATCGCGCGCGAACTGCAACATGAAAATGGGGCGGTCACCGCTGTAGATGCCATCGAGCGATGTTTACGAGAACCAGCGATCCCTGGCGTGTACGCACACGGCGAATCCGACTTCCGATGAATATGTCATTTCGAGCCAACGCGAGAAATCCGGCTTTTCCGAACCTGGCCCGGATTATCCCGATCGGACTGTGTCTGCTGCTGGTCAGCTGCGGCGGCATGAAGCCGCGGGACTTCGCCAATGCGACCCCTCGATTCCACCCGGAGAAATTCTTTTCAGGGTCTACGCACTCTTGGGGCGTGATCGAAGACCGATCCGCTAATCCCGCCAGCCGTTTCCGCACCGAGACGCATGGGCGGCGCGACCGTGGTGCGCTGCTCATCGATCAACGTTTCTACTTCGAGGACGGCCGTACGCAGCGGCGGACCTGGCGGCTGCGGCGCATCGATGCGCATCACTACGAGGCCACGGCGAACGATGTTGTGGGCGTCGCCACAGGCGAGGCGCACGGCAACGCGTTCCGCTGGGAATATACGTTAAGACTGAACGCGAATAATCCGCTGTCGAACGTCCGCCTCAAGCACTGGATGTATCTGCTGGACGGGGGCGTGACGATGCTGAATCGCGTCACTGTCAGTAAACTCGGGTTCATCGTCGCGGAAGTAACCGAGTATTTTCGCCGCGGCGCGCGGCCGGTGCCGGCTATTTCGCTGCGTCGCGGGGCGATCGCCGCCGGTGTCCGTCGATGAGGCAGCCGGGCGCGAGCGGCTCTGCAAGCATGTGGCAAGCAAACGCTGAGACCCTGAAAGACGGGCGGGTTCGCCGCATCAGCATTGCGCGCGATGCGTCGCCAATGAGTTATGCGCAGGTCATCGCGGGCTGGAAGAATGATCGTAAGTTCCGCACGTTCTACATCTCGCTGCTGGCCGACGCGCCGTTCGACGCGATGTTCTGGGAAGCGCCGCCAATTACGCGCGCCTCAATCGATCGGCCTTACGAGTTTGTGCTCGCCAATAGTCCGGCGTTAGCAACGGCGACGCCGGATACGGACGCGTTCGCGGCGGCTTTCAGTGCCGCGCCACACGACGAATGCGTAGTCACGTTCGAGAATCTCGGCGGCGACGCGTTGCTCGTGGCGCCCTGCCCTACGGGACCTGCGAGCGTATATCCGCATCTGGCCTCATTCATGCGAGACGCGCCCAAAGCGCAGCGCCATGAACTGTTCGTCAAGCTCGCGAGCGCAATCGAGCGAAGAATATGCGACAAACCGCTATGGGTCAGCACGTCCGGGCTGGGTGTCTACTGGCTGCACATCCGGCTCGATGCGCGGCCGAAATACTATACTTTCCAGCCGTATACGCGCGTTTCCTGATAGACTATACGAAGCGCGTGAACAAGTCTAGAATTACCCGGGGCTCTCGGCATTCAGCACCTGTGCCGCCGCGTTGATCACCGCGACAATACGTCCCACATCACGCAATTGCTGGGCGCTCATGCCTTCCTTTCGAAGCAGTTCGTAGTGCGATTTCACGCAGAAATGGCACTTGCCGACGATGCTGGCGGCGAGCGCGTACATTTCGAAGCGGCGCCTGTCCACGCCGCCGCTGGTCATGTACGCGTTCATGCGCAACTGCGGAGGCTGGCTGGATAAATCCTTGTCTTCGGCCATCTCCACATAGGGATACCAGATGTTGTTCATGCCCATCAGCGCCGCCGCGCTAAGCGCCGCGTTCAACTCTTCGGGCGCCAGCGCGTCGGTGTCGCGGATGGCATCGACGATGGTTTTCGAACGCGCCGCGAACGCCGCCGCGAGCGACACACCGGCCGCATCGTTACCTTCCAGCGAAGAGCGCGCGACGACGCCGTCGAGATTGAGCCGGATATCCCCGGCGTAATCCGGCATCGCCTGCTTGATGATATTGATAAATTCCATGATGGATCCTCTAATCGAAGGAAACAGTACGGCCGGCACATTGGCCGGAAAATTGATTTAACCTCCGCGCGACGTTTACAGTGTAGTACCGCGCACGGCTCGATTGCACGGACACAGCCCACGCAAACGGGTTCATGCAACGGAAGTGGCCCTGGGCGAACGCGGGCCGGTCTGGTGGAGCGACGGTGCGCCGGACTACAATCGCAGACTTGCGAAAAACAGCCCCTTACGCGAGCTGGTACACGCGGGCTTGTCCGCAACCTACAGGCGAGGACGCACTAATCAACGCATCTCAAGAGGACATTCATTGAACATCTTTGAGGCGTTACGCCAGGATCAAGACAAGCAGCGCACCCTGGCGGGCGAGCTCGTAGCTACGCACGGCGCCAGCGACGAGCGCGAAGCGCTGTTCACGGATCTCAGGCACGAGCTTAAGGATCACGCGGCGGCGGAGGAACGCTTTTTCTATGCGCCGCTGATGCCGCACGACCTCGCGCAGGACCGGGCGGGTCACAGCGTGGCGGAACATCACGATATCGACGAACTGATCGGAAAGCTGGAGGACATCGAGCTGAGGTCGCCGCAATGGCTTGCGGTAGCTAAACAGTTACAGGAGTCAAGTCACACATCATCTGGACGAGGAAGAGCAAGAGGTATTCCAGATGGCGGGCAAGGCGCGCTATCCGACAATCAAAAGAGCATACTGGCGAAAGACTATCGACGGCAGATGGACGGGCATGACTAGCGCCGGTGTGTTGGCAACCGCGCCCGCGGAAAGCGAGTATCGTACCGACGAGCGCTGCCTGATTCTGGAGCTTCTCAATACTCCCGACGATCCGGACGTGTCGGTGGCGCGCGCCCGCGTAGAGGCCGGCGTCACCACCAAACGCCATTGCGTAATCGGCACCGAGGAACGTTACGTGATCCTGCAAGGCGCGGGACGCATGCTGATCGATGAGGCCCCGGCGCGGAACGTGGGTCCGGGCGATACGTTGCGGATTCCTGCCTGCGTCGGTCAGGCTATCGTAAACACCGGCGACTCTGATCTGGTGTTTCTGTGTGTCTGCACGCCGCGCTTCGAATGGCGCAATTACCGATCCCTGGAGTAGCGATGCGCCGCCAATACTCATTCCTCGATTCAAGGTGCGCAACACCCGCTCAGCGCGCGGGCGTCGCCTGCATGTTTTTCGGGCTGGCATTGTCAATGGGCGTCGGCTTCGAGCTGCACCCAATTACGGCGGTGAGCGCAGCCCGTACGTCGGCGTTCGCATCAGCCGGCATCGAAATTCGGACCAAAGATGAAGTCATCCCTGTAACCGTTGAAATTGCCGCCACTGCCGATCAGCGCATGACCGGGTTGATGGGGCGCGCACACCTGGCGCGGGATGCGGGCATGCTGTTTCTGTACCCGGCGACGCAGCCGCCGCAAAGCGGTTTCTGGATGTACCACACCCGCATCCCGCTGGATATTGCATTCATTCAACCCGGGGGTCGTATCGCATCCATACAGACGATGTCACCCTGCTTCAGCGAACTGCCGAGCGCCTGCAGGCCGTATCTCGCGGGAGTCAATTATTCGAGCGCGCTGGAAGTCAACAAGGGCTTTTTCGCGCGCCACGACATCGAGGTCGGCGACCAGGTAATCGGGATCGGCACGTCAGGGATGCGCTGATCAAGCGCATTGTTTGGCCCGCGGGCATTGTCATTTCCACCCCTTCGGTGCGGGCTCCGGGCAGGCTGCGGGACAAATCCAGATGGCGCCGCGGCAATGCGCTGCGAGCGGCATTAAGCGCTTTCGCGGGCCGGCATTGAGAATCACCGCGCTGAACGTTCCCTCGTCATGGCGCAAGCACGCCAACCGGCTCAAATCATACGCGCTCACCGTCTATTTCATCGCACGCGATCACCGCACGCCGGCGCTCGTCCGTGCGCTGGCCGTGTTGATCGCGGCGTATGCGTTCAGCCCCATCGACCTGATTCCGGATTTCATTCCCGTGCTCGGCCTGCTCGACGATCTCGTATTGATTCCGCTCGGCCTTGCGCTGGTGGTACGCGTGACGCCGGCGGCAATCCTGGCATCCGCGCGCCTGCGCGCCGCGCATGCCGCCGGCAAACCCGTCAGCTATCCGGCGGCGGCACTGATTATCCTGTTGTGGCTTGCTATGCTCTGGGTGACGGCTTACTGGCTACGATCTGATTAATCATCGAAGGCTGATAAATGAAGCGATATCCGACAAATAAACCCACAATGCGGCATCCTTTTCATCGTCGCAAACTGCTCAAGCTTATGGGCGCCACCGCCATATTGGTCGGCGCCGGCCATCCAAACAGGCAGGCGAAGGGCGAACCAAAGCGTTCGCCGGCTACCGCGAAACCCGATTCGACACCGGCCTGCGTCGTGCGCCCCGAGCAGATGGAAGGGCCGTATTTCATCGACA
Above is a genomic segment from Gammaproteobacteria bacterium containing:
- a CDS encoding DUF3833 family protein, which codes for MNMSFRANARNPAFPNLARIIPIGLCLLLVSCGGMKPRDFANATPRFHPEKFFSGSTHSWGVIEDRSANPASRFRTETHGRRDRGALLIDQRFYFEDGRTQRRTWRLRRIDAHHYEATANDVVGVATGEAHGNAFRWEYTLRLNANNPLSNVRLKHWMYLLDGGVTMLNRVTVSKLGFIVAEVTEYFRRGARPVPAISLRRGAIAAGVRR
- a CDS encoding carboxymuconolactone decarboxylase family protein, whose protein sequence is MEFINIIKQAMPDYAGDIRLNLDGVVARSSLEGNDAAGVSLAAAFAARSKTIVDAIRDTDALAPEELNAALSAAALMGMNNIWYPYVEMAEDKDLSSQPPQLRMNAYMTSGGVDRRRFEMYALAASIVGKCHFCVKSHYELLRKEGMSAQQLRDVGRIVAVINAAAQVLNAESPG
- a CDS encoding cupin domain-containing protein; translated protein: MTSAGVLATAPAESEYRTDERCLILELLNTPDDPDVSVARARVEAGVTTKRHCVIGTEERYVILQGAGRMLIDEAPARNVGPGDTLRIPACVGQAIVNTGDSDLVFLCVCTPRFEWRNYRSLE
- a CDS encoding DUF192 domain-containing protein, yielding MRRQYSFLDSRCATPAQRAGVACMFFGLALSMGVGFELHPITAVSAARTSAFASAGIEIRTKDEVIPVTVEIAATADQRMTGLMGRAHLARDAGMLFLYPATQPPQSGFWMYHTRIPLDIAFIQPGGRIASIQTMSPCFSELPSACRPYLAGVNYSSALEVNKGFFARHDIEVGDQVIGIGTSGMR
- a CDS encoding nitroreductase family protein — protein: MSRLLRGSEVRRADHLIDKLFTDRWSPRAMTGEAINRQELMVLFEAARWAPSSYNEQPWRILYACRDTEQWPLFFDLLVEGNQKWARDAAALVLFISKKTSTRTGKPAKTHSFDTGAAWENLALQGVLKGYVVHGMQGFNYERARIALNIPDDFQVEAMIAVGKPQDRNQMSDETRERETPNSRRSLDEIVCEGGFCF
- a CDS encoding DUF1232 domain-containing protein is translated as MAPRQCAASGIKRFRGPALRITALNVPSSWRKHANRLKSYALTVYFIARDHRTPALVRALAVLIAAYAFSPIDLIPDFIPVLGLLDDLVLIPLGLALVVRVTPAAILASARLRAAHAAGKPVSYPAAALIILLWLAMLWVTAYWLRSD